The Musa acuminata AAA Group cultivar baxijiao chromosome BXJ2-2, Cavendish_Baxijiao_AAA, whole genome shotgun sequence genome has a segment encoding these proteins:
- the LOC135605835 gene encoding protein VACUOLELESS GAMETOPHYTES-like: MKYGEITHFSHPQHKLRFEYAEVPFKCDGCKEVGIGSRFKCNLCDFDLHRQCALPSAAPLRHAFYPKCAFQFLARPPGDALRFCNACERDVAGFVLHCGACGFDLHPCCAALPHVLDAGAGGGDAVRLYLYRKAGAPCHRCGRKGRSWSYRSACKKYNLHVACVMEMLEESWHELYNGGGGGDGGGAGKRGLVGGVHGGMVGGGYGVSKIPSIKGWEKNHHRGKGKVKRCCEVAAMAVQFIISAVLGDPTAIIAGIVGSFFSR, from the coding sequence ATGAAGTATGGGGAGATCACTCACTTCAGTCACCCGCAGCACAAGCTGCGGTTTGAGTACGCGGAGGTGCCGTTCAAGTGCGACGGGTGCAAGGAGGTGGGCATCGGCTCCCGCTTCAAGTGCAACCTCTGCGACTTCGACCTCCACCGGCAGTGCGCCCTACCGTCGGCGGCGCCGCTTCGCCACGCTTTCTACCCCAAGTGCGCCTTCCAGTTCCTGGCGCGGCCCCCGGGTGACGCCTTGCGTTTCTGCAACGCATGCGAGCGCGACGTCGCCGGCTTCGTCCTCCACTGCGGCGCCTGCGGCTTCGACCTCCACCCCTGCTGCGCCGCCCTGCCCCACGTCCTCGACGCCGGCGCAGGCGGGGGCGACGCTGTGCGGCTCTATCTCTACCGGAAGGCGGGCGCGCCGTGCCATCGCTGCGGGCGCAAAGGGCGGAGCTGGAGCTACCGGAGCGCGTGCAAGAAGTACAACCTGCACGTGGCATGCGTGATGGAGATGCTGGAGGAAAGCTGGCACGAGCTCTacaacggcggcggcggcggggacgGAGGTGGGGCCGGGAAGAGGGGATTGGTGGGCGGCGTCCACGGTGGCATGGTGGGCGGGGGTTACGGTGTCAGCAAGATTCCGAGCATCAAGGGGTGGGAGAAGAACCACCACAGGGGGAAGGGGAAGGTGAAGCGCTGCTGCGAGGTGGCAGCGATGGCCGTGCAGTTCATCATCTCGGCGGTGTTAGGTGATCCGACGGCCATCATCGCCGGCATCGTCGGCTCCTTCTTCTCCAGATAA